In one Scomber japonicus isolate fScoJap1 chromosome 6, fScoJap1.pri, whole genome shotgun sequence genomic region, the following are encoded:
- the opa3 gene encoding optic atrophy 3 protein homolog produces the protein MVVGAFPIAKLLYLGVRQMSKPVANRIKAGARRSEFFKTYVCLPPAQLYHWIEMRTKMRIMGFRGSTIKPLNEDAAAELGAELLGEAIIFLIGGGCMVLEYSRQATNSRRKEDELNETINGLRTELAELALTTETLDAQLREINRQLLSFPVPTQSVSK, from the exons ATGGTTGTCGGTGCCTTCCCTATCGCCAAGCTCCTCTACCTCGGAGTGAGGCAGATGAGCAAGCCCGTAGCGAACCGGATCAAAGCCGGGGCCCGGAGAAGCGAGTTCTTTAAGACATACGTCTGTCTGCCGCCGGCTCAGC TGTATCACTGGATTGAGATGAGAACAAAGATGAGAATCATGGGTTTTCGGGGCTCCACCATTAAGCCACTGAACGAGGACGCGGCTGCAGAGCTGGGCGCAGAGTTGCTGGGGGAGGCGATCATTTTCCTCATCGGCGGCGGATGCATGGTGCTGGAGTACAGCAGGCAGGCTACTAACTCTCGCCGTAAAGAGGACGAGCTGAATGAGACCATTAATGGCCTACGGACTGAACTAGCAGAGCTAGCACTAACCACAGAGACTCTAGATGCTCAGCTGAGAGAGATCAACAGGCAACTGCTGTCTTTTCCTGTTCCCACCCAATCTGTTTCCAAATAA
- the ppp1r13l gene encoding relA-associated inhibitor, protein MISSSKNVPPPPVFTSPHSSPKIQRGSRSTVPRSGSESSYGQQSPKQSPLSQRRTSSPHYNRSPRGSITYIDRIPSPSPTAVSFDPSPRSTLPHSSSNLLSPYDSNQMGRRSPRPDRSPSPLSFNHAVSNTLPRNFGGFRQPDEVVQRQKSPGKWNETDLDVSYERKPHHSYDKTEWLRPSVPNSNWRESNLDGPPPSPSPKKDPRSQSLQYSHASLPRNSRISVPPDVSSAYHPQPILSRISIPPTSSQSRQRKPIPLSVIMRLQNPHWGAMSAHHPIMLGPEGDMVPYPPGMPIPKEYFHQPRFPPQQPPPELRQPAVYPDVLNPGDIEAELERLDFVHHMPVISENPSTHGSAVAERGMQPAPRPLSPTRLQPVVAPEAQSQEIPNLEEVLRMRAEIPRALKRRGSVDQSRPLKKASHYQPNQYKNLINKLFHRKDHRQKGEQGSDTSSSSEGEDTPAHPPSVLPQTSTMVPHDYRSYHSILRRSNRDFKSTGRRARLSPLVLLLDGALVGELETVQRAVQEMNDPSQPNDEGITALHNAICGGHYNVVDFLVRIGANVSAPDSHGWTPLHCAASCNDRALCEFLVRNGAAVMAVTESDNATASQKCDPYAVGFEECENFLRGVEEAMGLENSGVLYALWNYPAQAADELSFKEGDMVTILQKPEGSDWWWASLCGREGFVPNNYFGLFPKVRPKSLC, encoded by the exons ATGATATCCAGCAGCAAAAATGTTCCACCCCCTCCTGTCTTCACCAGCCCGCACTCATCCCCCAAGATCCAAAGGGGTTCACGCTCAACAGTTCCTCGATCTGGATCTGAAAGCTCGTATGGCCAGCAAAGCCCCAAACAGTCACCCCTTAGCCAACGGCGAACTTCCAGCCCTCATTACAACAGGAGCCCGCGAGGTTCAATAACTTACATAGATAGAATCCCTTCTCCGAGTCCCACAGCTGTTTCCTTTGACCCGTCACCTCGGTCTACCTTGCCCCACTCTTCCTCCAACCTGCTGAGCCCTTACGACAGCAACCAGATGGGCCGCAGGTCACCTCGGCCAGACAGATCGCCGTCTCCTTTGTCTTTTAATCATGCAGTGTCCAACACGCTTCCCCGAAATTTTGGTGGTTTCAGACAACCCG atGAGGTTGTGCAACGACAAAAGAGTCCTGGAAAGTGGAATGAGACAGATCTGGACGTCTCCTACGAGAGGAAGCCTCACCACAGCTATGACA AGACTGAATGGCTGCGGCCGTCTGTGCCAAACAGCAACTGGAGAGAATCTAACCTTGATGGCCCTCCTCCGTCCCCAAGCCCCAAAAAG GATCCTCGCTCTCAATCTCTCCAGTATTCCCATGCTTCACTCCCCCGTAACTCACGTATATCAGTTCCTCCAGATGTTTCATCCGCTTACCACCCTCAGCCTATCCTTTCCCGTATTTCTATTCCTCCTACATCCAGTCAGTCCCGTCAACGTAAGCCCATCCCTCTTTCTGTTATCATGCGTCTCCAAAACCCCCACTGGGGCGCGATGTCAGCACACCACCCCATAATGCTGGGGCCAGAAGGTGACATGGTGCCATACCCACCTGGTATGCCCATCCCCAAGGAGTACTTCCACCAACCTAGATTCCCGCCTCAGCAACCCCCACCTGAGCTGAGACAGCCAGCAGTATACCCTGACG TGCTCAACCCAGGGGATATTGAGGCAGAGTTAGAACGGCTGGACTTTGTTCATCACATGCCTGTGATTTCGGAGAATCCCAGCACGCATGGCAGTGCAGTGGCTGAGCGTGGCATGCAGCCAGCTCCACGGCCCCTCAGCCCCACCAGGCTGCAGCCAGTGGTGGCACCTGAGGCCCAGAGCCAGGAGATCCCAAACCTGGAGGAGGTGCTCCGCATGAGAGCAGAAATCCCCCGGGCCCTGAAAAGACGGGGCTCTGTGGACCAGTCACGTCCCCTGAAGAAGGCATCCCATTACCAGCCTAACCAGTACAAAAATCTCATCAACAAGCTTTTTCACAGGAAGGACCACCGCCAGAAGGGGGAGCAAGGTAGCGATACAAGCAGCTCTTCAGAGGGAGAGGACACCCCTGCACATcctccttctgtacttcctcagACATCCACGATGGTTCCCCATGACTACAGG AGCTACCACTCCATTCTGCGGCGGTCCAATCGGGATTTTAAAAGTACTGGGAGGCGAGCTCGGCTCAGCCCACTCGTCCTGCTGCTGGATGGAGCGTTGGTCGGAGAACTTGAGACGGTGCAGAGGGCCGTTCAGGAG ATGAACGACCCCAGCCAGCCCAATGATGAAGGCATCACCGCCCTTCACAATGCCATCTGCGGAGGTCATTACAATGTGGTGGATTTCCTGGTCCGCATTGGAGCCAATGTTAGTGCACCAGATAGCCACGGATG GACTCCACTTCATTGTGCAGCCTCTTGTAATGACCGTGCTTTGTGTGAGTTTCTGGTGAGAAATGGAGCTGCTGTCATGGCCGTGACAGAGAGTGACAATGCCACTGCCTCTCAGAAGTGTGATCCTTATGCTGTCGGTTTTGAGGAGTGTGAGAACTTCCTGAGAG GTGTGGAGGAGGCCATGGGCTTGGAGAACAGCGGGGTGCTGTATGCGCTGTGGAACTACCCGGCTCAGGCTGCCGATGAGCTGAGCTTCAAAGAGGGAGACATGGTCACTATTCTGCAGAAACCTGAAGGGTCGGACTGGTGGTGGGCGTCGCTCTGTGGCAGGGAGGGATTTGTTCCAAACAACTACTTTGGG ctttttccAAAGGTTCGACCAAAGTCTCTCTGCTAA